In the genome of Bacillus sp. S3, one region contains:
- a CDS encoding VOC family protein, translating to MEKFHQKPSIYVGEVTIKVKNLDDAVTFYQNIIGLQVLEKTVQQAVLTADGKKPLLTLEQPADVSPKPANTSGLYHFAILLPSRADLSVFLRHLLQTGYPLGAADHYVSEALYLNDPDGNGIEVYRDRPSEEWTWKNNLVEMATEQLDAEGILAESNAEWTGLPPGTIMGHIHLHVGDLKKAEDFYTKGLGFEVVSYYPQAAFLSTGKYHHHIAINTWQGVGAPTPPENSVGLSWYTLVFPDEAEREKAIQQLRRLGAPINQEADYYVTNDPSGNQIRLVV from the coding sequence ATGGAGAAGTTTCATCAAAAACCAAGTATTTATGTTGGAGAGGTTACAATCAAAGTTAAGAATCTAGACGATGCCGTAACTTTTTATCAAAATATCATTGGACTTCAAGTATTGGAGAAAACCGTACAGCAGGCCGTTTTAACAGCAGACGGGAAAAAACCGCTATTAACGCTTGAACAGCCTGCAGATGTGAGCCCGAAGCCGGCTAATACATCTGGTTTGTATCATTTTGCCATCTTACTGCCATCTCGTGCCGATTTATCGGTCTTTTTAAGGCACTTGCTTCAAACGGGCTATCCCCTGGGTGCTGCGGATCATTATGTCAGTGAGGCGCTCTACCTCAATGACCCGGACGGCAACGGGATTGAAGTCTACCGAGATCGCCCATCTGAGGAGTGGACATGGAAAAATAACTTAGTGGAGATGGCAACTGAACAACTGGATGCGGAAGGGATTCTTGCGGAAAGTAATGCGGAATGGACTGGTCTTCCCCCCGGGACAATTATGGGCCATATCCATCTTCACGTTGGCGATTTAAAAAAAGCAGAAGATTTCTACACAAAAGGGCTTGGCTTTGAAGTGGTCAGTTATTATCCGCAGGCAGCCTTTCTTTCAACAGGAAAATACCATCATCATATTGCGATCAACACTTGGCAGGGTGTGGGGGCTCCAACCCCTCCGGAAAATAGTGTCGGCTTAAGCTGGTATACTCTAGTCTTCCCGGATGAAGCAGAAAGAGAGAAAGCAATACAGCAGCTAAGGCGGCTTGGCGCCCCGATAAACCAAGAAGCAGATTATTATGTAACAAATGACCCATCAGGAAATCAAATCCGATTGGTGGTCTGA
- a CDS encoding CDP-glycerol glycerophosphotransferase family protein — MSHYLANYWNIYREFLETFKNFKFNNIPIAIVTNFYQHFDSELKRKMEAEDFTNESRYELKKEMIQPYFDKWLGDTRLTHTDGVKGGKVLINYDYTRIPESCYKTLFDPKQTIILSRSAKTHLYGIPVETLHKYEQSNDLISIQLVKNAETIFKKLHDHPVFSNEFFQQTFLKRIPLIVKTISTVCHFFEHVNISAIVVGTTEDVVSRVLAIVGTIHGIKSVCLQHGALMGEEAFMPVFTTTVAVYGEYEKNWYLQRGVPQERIAEIGHPKYDEIFTKTRGKKKSFYKRFNLDPAKQTLLVITGPNIEPEKFLRLMRNILANTSYQIIIKPHPWEVGKGKCGIYFELEKKYKTVQVFTSRENYLYDLISQVDGVVASLSTVVLESILFSKPVFIFDFVISNRSYDYYEKLGEFLQTGPDRLTEVIDQFFSTNEKKEDYQRIRSEYASCSYNDGTSGKKLLAHLNELQA; from the coding sequence TTGAGTCATTATTTAGCAAACTATTGGAACATCTATCGCGAGTTTTTGGAAACCTTCAAAAATTTTAAATTTAACAATATTCCTATCGCCATTGTAACAAATTTTTATCAGCATTTTGATTCAGAGCTTAAAAGAAAAATGGAAGCTGAAGATTTTACTAATGAAAGTCGATATGAACTGAAAAAAGAAATGATTCAACCCTATTTTGATAAATGGCTTGGGGATACGAGATTAACCCATACGGACGGGGTGAAGGGTGGAAAAGTCCTGATCAACTATGACTATACGCGTATTCCCGAGTCATGTTATAAAACCTTATTTGATCCGAAACAGACGATTATTCTTTCTCGGTCTGCGAAAACACATCTTTATGGAATTCCAGTTGAGACACTCCATAAATACGAACAGTCCAATGACCTTATTTCGATTCAGCTTGTCAAAAATGCGGAGACTATATTTAAGAAATTACATGACCATCCGGTATTTAGCAATGAATTCTTTCAACAGACCTTCCTTAAACGGATACCCTTGATCGTGAAAACGATAAGTACAGTATGTCATTTCTTTGAACACGTAAACATCTCAGCTATCGTGGTTGGTACGACGGAAGATGTGGTAAGCAGAGTACTAGCTATTGTTGGCACCATTCACGGCATCAAAAGTGTATGTCTGCAGCATGGGGCATTAATGGGGGAAGAAGCTTTTATGCCGGTATTTACCACTACTGTTGCCGTATATGGAGAGTATGAAAAAAACTGGTATTTACAAAGAGGAGTGCCGCAAGAGCGTATCGCTGAAATTGGTCATCCGAAATATGACGAAATATTTACTAAAACCAGAGGGAAGAAAAAAAGCTTTTATAAGCGATTCAATCTTGATCCAGCCAAACAGACTTTATTAGTCATTACTGGACCTAATATAGAACCTGAGAAATTTTTGCGGCTGATGAGAAATATTCTAGCTAACACCAGTTATCAAATCATAATAAAGCCACATCCATGGGAGGTAGGAAAGGGAAAGTGCGGTATATATTTTGAACTTGAAAAGAAATATAAAACGGTTCAAGTGTTTACATCGCGAGAGAATTACTTATATGATCTAATTTCCCAGGTTGATGGAGTAGTTGCCTCATTATCAACAGTCGTGTTAGAAAGTATTTTATTTAGTAAACCAGTGTTTATATTTGACTTTGTAATCAGTAATCGATCGTATGATTATTATGAAAAGCTAGGAGAATTTTTACAAACAGGTCCTGATCGATTAACTGAAGTCATTGATCAATTTTTTTCCACGAATGAAAAAAAAGAAGACTATCAAAGAATTAGAAGCGAATATGCGTCTTGTTCTTATAATGATGGAACTTCAGGAAAAAAATTACTTGCCCACCTGAATGAGCTTCAAGCATGA
- a CDS encoding phosphatase PAP2 family protein, translating into MTRWIQTMYGFECRVLLRVNRHFDKKLLNLFFRTVTHLGGADVTIASALLLIFLASSEAKLTAIASALALSASHIPVHIIKQLFPRKRPYLMINETKFPANPLQDHSFPSGHTTAIFSVVTPYVLFNTQLASVLIPLGICVGISRIYLGLHYPSDVLAGGMLGAITGILCFCILVL; encoded by the coding sequence ATGACAAGATGGATTCAGACAATGTATGGCTTTGAGTGCCGGGTGTTACTACGGGTAAACCGTCATTTTGATAAAAAGCTGTTAAATCTATTTTTCCGAACGGTTACACATCTTGGAGGAGCGGACGTCACCATTGCTTCTGCACTCCTCCTTATCTTTTTAGCATCTAGTGAGGCAAAATTGACAGCAATCGCCAGTGCACTTGCGTTATCAGCGAGCCATATTCCGGTCCATATAATCAAACAGCTGTTTCCACGAAAAAGGCCGTATTTAATGATTAATGAAACCAAGTTCCCTGCGAACCCATTGCAGGATCATTCATTCCCATCGGGGCATACAACAGCAATTTTCTCTGTTGTGACCCCTTATGTATTATTCAACACGCAATTGGCAAGTGTTCTTATTCCTTTAGGTATCTGTGTGGGAATATCGCGCATTTATTTAGGGCTTCACTATCCTTCAGATGTCCTCGCAGGAGGAATGCTTGGAGCCATTACGGGGATTTTATGCTTTTGCATTTTAGTTCTATAA
- a CDS encoding competence protein ComK — protein MLNDSIRCVGFNLKGAMETAKLLLGDKQMCPVMVNPLHTIVVFPNKSV, from the coding sequence ATCCTAAATGACAGTATCAGATGTGTGGGTTTTAATTTGAAAGGGGCAATGGAGACTGCAAAGCTACTCCTTGGCGACAAACAAATGTGTCCTGTAATGGTGAACCCGTTACATACTATTGTTGTATTTCCTAATAAATCTGTTTAA
- a CDS encoding sugar phosphate nucleotidyltransferase produces MKGVILAGGKGTRLQPFTKVLNKHLLPVGLQPMVHWPITKLKQAGITEILIVTNQEDVADFQKIVGNGKELGVNLSYTIQSDNGGGIADALYCAKEFVEDKFVVLLGDNLFDDDLGSYIEEFKNGCHEAKVFLKEVPDPERYGVAILDENNHSILSIIEKPKISNSNYCVTGMYFYDKQVFELIHLLEPSARGEKEVTDLNNLYINRRALKYEKLTKWWLDAGTHEALFKANQHYYENLLKAENEHDRELK; encoded by the coding sequence ATGAAAGGTGTCATTTTGGCTGGGGGAAAGGGTACACGTTTACAGCCTTTTACAAAAGTACTAAATAAGCACTTATTGCCTGTTGGCTTGCAGCCAATGGTTCATTGGCCAATTACCAAGTTAAAGCAAGCGGGTATTACGGAAATATTAATCGTTACAAATCAGGAAGATGTAGCTGACTTTCAAAAAATAGTGGGTAACGGTAAGGAATTGGGAGTTAACTTATCATACACGATCCAAAGTGATAATGGCGGTGGAATTGCCGATGCTTTATATTGTGCGAAGGAGTTCGTTGAAGATAAGTTTGTTGTGTTACTTGGGGACAACCTGTTTGATGATGATCTCGGGTCATATATTGAAGAATTTAAGAATGGCTGCCATGAAGCGAAGGTTTTTTTAAAAGAGGTGCCAGATCCGGAAAGGTATGGGGTGGCCATTCTAGATGAAAATAATCATTCCATTCTCTCGATTATTGAAAAGCCTAAGATAAGCAATTCCAATTATTGTGTAACAGGAATGTATTTCTACGATAAGCAGGTTTTTGAATTAATTCATCTGTTGGAGCCTTCTGCCAGGGGGGAAAAGGAAGTGACAGATTTAAATAATTTGTATATTAATCGAAGGGCATTAAAGTATGAAAAACTAACAAAATGGTGGCTTGATGCGGGAACACATGAAGCCTTATTCAAGGCAAACCAACATTATTATGAAAATCTGTTGAAGGCAGAGAACGAACATGATAGGGAATTAAAATAA
- the rfbB gene encoding dTDP-glucose 4,6-dehydratase, translating into MTTRKILITGGSGFIGGNFVQYMVKKYPDYHIYNLDLLTYAGDITKHREIESHKNYHFIQADITNRSVIMNLFEKEKFKYVVHFAAESHVDRSILDPEIFVRTNILGTQVLLDAAKHMEVDKFIHVSTDEVYGELDFDPSTFFTEETPLKANSPYSASKASSDLLVRAYHETFQLPVNITRCSNNYGPFHFPEKLIPLTILRALNNETIPVYGDGKNVRDWLHVHDHCTALDLVLHKGVNGEIYNVGGNNEKTNLEVVTTILHALGKSEDLITFVPDRLGHDKRYAICSNKLKKLGWTPQYSFETGISMTVEWFVQNKWWWRQLLSDGYLKYIENQYSKNDGD; encoded by the coding sequence TTGACTACAAGGAAGATTTTGATAACCGGAGGCTCGGGATTTATCGGTGGAAACTTCGTTCAGTATATGGTTAAAAAATATCCGGATTATCATATTTATAATTTAGATTTACTCACGTATGCGGGTGATATAACGAAACACCGTGAGATTGAATCACATAAAAACTATCATTTTATTCAAGCGGATATTACGAATCGCAGTGTTATTATGAATCTTTTTGAAAAAGAGAAGTTTAAGTATGTTGTTCATTTTGCCGCAGAAAGCCATGTGGATCGTTCGATTTTAGATCCGGAAATATTTGTTCGAACCAATATTTTGGGGACACAGGTGCTGCTTGATGCAGCAAAACATATGGAAGTGGACAAATTTATCCATGTTTCAACAGATGAAGTTTATGGAGAGTTAGACTTTGATCCATCAACTTTTTTTACAGAGGAAACACCGCTTAAGGCAAATAGTCCGTACAGTGCCAGTAAGGCGTCCAGTGACCTCTTAGTTAGAGCGTATCATGAAACATTTCAACTCCCCGTCAATATAACCCGTTGTTCCAATAATTATGGTCCGTTTCACTTTCCTGAAAAACTAATTCCACTCACCATCCTTCGTGCCTTAAATAATGAAACGATTCCTGTTTATGGGGATGGAAAGAATGTCCGCGATTGGTTACATGTCCACGACCATTGTACGGCACTCGATTTAGTATTGCATAAAGGGGTGAATGGTGAAATTTATAATGTTGGCGGCAATAATGAAAAAACCAATTTAGAGGTGGTTACTACTATTCTTCATGCCTTAGGGAAATCAGAAGATCTCATTACGTTTGTCCCCGACCGCTTGGGACACGATAAGCGCTACGCCATTTGCTCGAATAAATTAAAGAAATTAGGCTGGACACCCCAATATTCTTTTGAAACGGGGATATCCATGACTGTTGAATGGTTTGTCCAGAATAAATGGTGGTGGAGGCAACTATTGAGTGATGGATACTTGAAATATATTGAAAATCAATATTCAAAAAATGATGGTGACTAG
- the rfbC gene encoding dTDP-4-dehydrorhamnose 3,5-epimerase: protein MGIYESELPGVKVIEPNVFSDHRGWFMESFSDEWFIKEGISTVFVQDNHSLSVSSGTLRGLHYQLIPKAQAKLVRCTRGAIFDVAIDIRKGSPAFGMWFGIELSAVNRKQLFIPKGFAHGFMTLTDDTEVQYKVDAFYDPQFDRGIKWNDPAIGIVWPASLTPILSAKDQSNPNLADIENNFIYGEKL from the coding sequence ATGGGGATTTATGAAAGTGAATTACCAGGAGTAAAAGTTATTGAACCAAATGTGTTTAGTGATCATCGTGGATGGTTTATGGAGTCGTTTAGTGATGAATGGTTTATTAAAGAAGGAATAAGCACTGTTTTTGTTCAGGATAATCATTCACTTTCTGTATCAAGTGGTACCTTACGGGGGTTACATTATCAATTAATTCCAAAAGCCCAGGCAAAGCTTGTCCGCTGTACAAGAGGTGCTATCTTTGATGTTGCAATCGATATTCGAAAGGGTAGTCCTGCATTTGGTATGTGGTTTGGAATTGAATTAAGTGCAGTTAATCGAAAACAGTTGTTCATTCCAAAAGGATTTGCTCATGGTTTTATGACATTAACAGATGATACAGAAGTTCAATATAAGGTGGATGCCTTTTATGATCCTCAGTTCGACAGGGGCATTAAATGGAATGACCCAGCAATTGGGATAGTGTGGCCAGCTTCACTTACCCCAATATTATCAGCTAAGGATCAATCTAATCCAAATTTAGCTGATATAGAGAATAATTTTATCTATGGAGAAAAACTATGA
- the pseI gene encoding pseudaminic acid synthase, which yields MDIKIGNYIIGKDHRPFVIAEMSGNHNQSLERALKIVEEAAKTGAHALKIQTYTPDTMTLNVNGEGFDIKDEGNLWEGRNLYELYQEAYTPWEWHKTLFDRAQELGMLAFSTPFDETAVDFLETLNVPMYKIASFENNDLPLIKKVAATGKPMIISTGMASLEELEETVKTAREAGCRDLILLKCTSTYPATPENTNILTIPHLQQLFNCQVGISDHTMGIGVSLASVALGATVIEKHFTILRSDGGVDSAFSMEPSEMKALVAESERAWQSLGQITYGPTEEEKKSLKYRRSIYIAKDLQAGDTLTKENLKIIRPGYGLAPKFYEELLGKQVQVSIKAGTPADWSMLSQ from the coding sequence ATGGATATCAAAATCGGGAACTATATTATAGGAAAAGACCATCGGCCATTTGTAATTGCCGAAATGTCAGGAAACCATAATCAGTCCTTAGAAAGAGCCTTGAAAATTGTAGAGGAAGCTGCTAAAACGGGCGCACATGCTTTAAAAATCCAAACCTACACCCCCGACACCATGACCTTAAATGTGAATGGTGAGGGTTTTGATATAAAGGACGAAGGAAACTTGTGGGAAGGAAGGAACTTATATGAATTATACCAAGAGGCCTATACACCATGGGAATGGCACAAGACTCTGTTTGATCGGGCACAAGAACTTGGAATGCTCGCCTTTAGTACCCCGTTTGATGAAACAGCTGTCGATTTCTTAGAAACATTAAACGTACCTATGTATAAAATTGCCTCGTTTGAGAATAACGATTTGCCACTGATCAAAAAAGTTGCTGCAACAGGGAAACCGATGATTATTTCAACAGGAATGGCCTCTCTAGAGGAATTGGAAGAAACGGTGAAAACCGCAAGGGAAGCAGGATGCCGCGACTTAATATTATTAAAATGCACCAGCACCTACCCTGCAACTCCAGAAAATACAAATATTTTAACCATCCCCCACTTACAGCAATTATTTAACTGCCAAGTTGGAATCTCTGACCATACAATGGGAATTGGCGTTTCTCTAGCAAGTGTGGCGTTAGGTGCTACAGTAATTGAAAAACATTTTACAATTCTTAGGTCTGATGGCGGCGTTGATTCTGCCTTTTCAATGGAACCGTCAGAAATGAAAGCTTTAGTGGCAGAGTCGGAACGTGCATGGCAGTCCCTCGGACAAATAACTTACGGTCCAACAGAAGAAGAAAAAAAGTCATTAAAATACAGAAGATCCATTTATATTGCGAAAGATCTCCAAGCAGGGGATACGTTAACAAAAGAGAATCTAAAAATTATACGTCCAGGATATGGTCTAGCTCCTAAATTCTATGAAGAATTATTAGGAAAACAGGTACAAGTAAGCATTAAAGCAGGAACTCCTGCCGACTGGAGCATGCTGTCACAGTAA
- a CDS encoding glycosyltransferase family 2 protein, which yields MPKVSIILTSFNKQEYVAKSIRAILDQSYDDFELFIMDDNSNEATLREIQPFLKDTRVKFFKSDIKTIDERVAKTRYAVLINQALDLAQGEYITYATDDNVFHKKKIKKMVDYLDRHPKVMVVYSASETIYLNDKGESTHSVIRPAKSLSWLASCVIDHCSIMHRRDVLPVITKTFGANWDEDPQFYRIGDARFFWKLNHYWPFYPLNEVLDFNYITPKSIHTQIFHEKPSEFAQKLPPQRTCKELRESLRALKRGNPH from the coding sequence GTGCCGAAGGTTTCTATCATATTAACTAGTTTTAATAAACAGGAATATGTCGCGAAGTCAATTCGTGCCATATTGGACCAAAGTTATGATGACTTCGAGTTATTTATCATGGATGATAACTCAAATGAAGCAACGCTAAGAGAGATCCAACCCTTTTTAAAAGATACTAGAGTGAAATTTTTTAAGAGTGATATTAAAACTATTGATGAAAGAGTAGCAAAAACAAGATATGCCGTTCTCATTAATCAAGCACTTGATTTAGCACAAGGAGAATATATTACGTATGCAACCGATGACAATGTGTTCCATAAGAAAAAAATAAAGAAAATGGTTGATTACTTAGATCGGCATCCAAAGGTTATGGTCGTTTATTCAGCATCGGAAACGATCTATTTGAATGATAAGGGGGAAAGTACGCATTCGGTTATCAGACCTGCTAAGAGTCTATCTTGGCTGGCATCGTGTGTGATAGACCATTGTTCGATTATGCATCGTAGAGATGTTTTACCTGTGATTACAAAAACCTTTGGCGCAAATTGGGATGAAGATCCACAATTTTATCGGATCGGCGACGCTCGATTCTTCTGGAAATTAAATCACTATTGGCCATTTTATCCCCTTAATGAAGTATTAGATTTTAATTACATTACCCCGAAATCAATTCATACGCAAATTTTCCATGAAAAGCCAAGTGAATTTGCTCAAAAATTACCCCCCCAGCGAACATGCAAGGAACTGCGAGAATCCCTGAGGGCATTGAAACGGGGGAATCCGCATTGA
- a CDS encoding UDP-glucose dehydrogenase family protein, translated as MKVTVAGAGYVGLVTSACLAELGHQVTCIDIQIEKIDMLQCGRSPIYEPGLETLIERNLRNGQLHFTTDAHQAYSGADIIFIAVGTPETHDGSADLKYIHVVAHTIANYIDQDIIVCTKSTVPVGTNELIQQIIDSRKPPNLHAEVVANPEFLREGAAIIDFFHGDRIVIGTSHRETAAFMEQFYLPLNIPILKTDTRSAEMIKYAANAFLATKISFINEIAAICDNVGADIEEVAFGIGQDKRIGHHFFKTGIGNGGSCFPKDIKQLIRFE; from the coding sequence ATGAAGGTTACAGTTGCTGGAGCAGGATATGTAGGCTTGGTCACGAGTGCTTGTTTAGCAGAATTAGGACATCAGGTAACATGCATAGATATACAAATAGAGAAAATCGACATGCTCCAGTGCGGACGTTCACCCATATATGAGCCAGGATTAGAGACACTAATAGAAAGAAATCTGCGTAACGGGCAACTGCATTTTACCACGGATGCTCATCAGGCATATTCAGGTGCAGACATCATTTTCATTGCAGTTGGAACACCTGAAACACATGACGGTTCTGCAGACCTAAAATACATACATGTGGTTGCTCATACCATTGCCAACTATATTGATCAGGATATCATTGTCTGTACAAAAAGCACGGTTCCAGTCGGTACGAACGAGCTCATTCAACAAATTATTGACAGCAGGAAACCTCCTAACCTACATGCAGAAGTGGTGGCCAATCCCGAATTTCTACGCGAAGGCGCAGCAATTATTGACTTTTTCCACGGAGACCGAATTGTGATTGGCACCAGTCATCGTGAAACAGCAGCTTTTATGGAACAATTTTATCTGCCGTTAAATATTCCGATTTTGAAGACAGATACCAGAAGTGCAGAAATGATTAAATATGCTGCTAATGCCTTTTTAGCTACAAAAATTAGTTTTATCAATGAAATAGCAGCCATTTGCGATAATGTCGGTGCGGATATAGAGGAAGTTGCTTTTGGCATCGGTCAAGATAAACGGATTGGCCATCATTTTTTTAAAACTGGGATTGGCAATGGCGGTTCCTGTTTTCCTAAGGATATTAAGCAATTGATACGTTTCGAATGA
- a CDS encoding L-cystine transporter, giving the protein MNTILIIVNIAILLLLMFGLFIMQKKHVSFSKRVFTALGLGIVFGFIIHLIYGTTHEVTTGSIDWFNVVGYGYVKLLQMVVMPLVFISIVGAFTKLKLTKNIGKISFLVIGILLGTTAISAAIGIGSALGFGLDGIHLAEGDAEKARNELLVERVASVENMTMPQQLLELIPSNPFQDLTGARPTSTIAVVIFAAFLGVAYLGVKRKDPEHADFFAKIIDTFYKIIMRVVTLILRLTPYGILAIITKVTATSDFAAIAKLGKFVIASYVALILMFIVHLLLISFAKLSPVNFVKKALPTLTFAFTSRSSAGTLPMTIKTQTKDFGVSEGIANFAGSFGLSIGQNGCAGIYPAMLAVMVAPAAGIDPFSPSFILTLILVVAISSFGVAGVGGGATFAALIVLSVMNLPVAIVGLLISVEPLIDMGRTALNVSGALTAGVLTGKATGEIETEVYQQPNVVEA; this is encoded by the coding sequence GTGAATACCATTCTAATCATTGTGAATATTGCAATCCTATTATTATTAATGTTTGGATTATTTATCATGCAGAAAAAACATGTTTCATTTTCAAAACGTGTATTTACTGCATTGGGGTTAGGTATTGTTTTTGGTTTTATTATTCATTTAATCTACGGAACAACGCATGAAGTAACTACTGGATCGATCGATTGGTTTAACGTTGTAGGGTACGGATACGTAAAACTTTTACAAATGGTGGTCATGCCACTCGTCTTCATTTCTATTGTCGGTGCCTTTACTAAGTTAAAGTTGACTAAAAATATCGGAAAAATTAGTTTTCTTGTGATTGGAATCCTGCTCGGAACAACCGCTATTTCTGCAGCAATTGGGATTGGTTCTGCTTTAGGATTTGGTCTTGATGGTATTCATCTAGCTGAGGGTGATGCTGAAAAAGCACGGAATGAACTGTTAGTGGAACGGGTGGCTAGCGTTGAAAATATGACGATGCCGCAGCAATTACTCGAATTAATTCCAAGTAATCCGTTTCAAGATTTAACAGGTGCCCGTCCGACATCGACAATTGCGGTTGTTATCTTTGCTGCTTTTCTTGGTGTGGCTTACCTGGGAGTTAAGAGAAAAGATCCCGAGCATGCAGACTTCTTTGCCAAGATTATTGATACTTTTTATAAGATTATCATGAGGGTTGTTACACTTATTTTACGTCTTACACCGTATGGAATTTTGGCTATTATCACCAAGGTAACAGCAACGAGTGATTTTGCAGCGATTGCGAAGTTAGGTAAGTTTGTCATTGCCTCTTATGTGGCGCTTATTCTAATGTTCATTGTTCATTTGCTGCTCATTTCATTTGCAAAGCTAAGCCCTGTAAACTTTGTGAAAAAAGCATTGCCAACCTTGACCTTTGCTTTTACCTCACGTTCAAGTGCGGGAACATTGCCAATGACAATCAAAACACAAACAAAAGACTTTGGTGTATCTGAAGGAATTGCCAACTTTGCCGGTTCATTCGGACTTTCCATCGGTCAAAATGGCTGTGCCGGTATTTACCCAGCGATGTTAGCGGTAATGGTCGCTCCTGCTGCAGGAATCGATCCATTCAGCCCATCATTTATTCTTACTCTTATTCTAGTAGTTGCAATCAGTTCATTTGGAGTCGCGGGCGTTGGCGGCGGTGCGACATTTGCTGCCTTAATCGTTCTTTCGGTTATGAATCTTCCAGTTGCAATTGTAGGACTATTAATCTCTGTTGAACCGTTAATCGACATGGGCCGTACAGCCCTAAACGTAAGCGGCGCCTTAACAGCCGGTGTCCTAACAGGCAAAGCAACAGGTGAAATCGAAACAGAAGTTTACCAACAGCCAAACGTAGTCGAAGCATAA
- the rfbD gene encoding dTDP-4-dehydrorhamnose reductase, translated as MKILVTGSTGQLGFDVMKEGHSRGMDMIGVGSKDLNITDEPSVGKFIADLNPDAIIHCAAYTAVDQAEDDRENCWNVNVEGTNNLVQAARKIQAKFMYISSDYVFNGLGDYPFDESEQPSPVSYYGLTKYEGEKLVQSKLSEWFIVRISWVFGKNGNNFVKTMLKLSENHTMLNVVEDQIGSPTYTVDAARLLLDMIQTNQYGFYHATNEGYCSWADFAREIFRLSGKSVIVKSISSEEYPTRAIRPKNSRLSNQKLRIHGFSPLPSWQIALKQYLNDGTNKE; from the coding sequence ATGAAAATACTTGTTACAGGTTCGACAGGGCAGCTTGGTTTTGATGTGATGAAAGAAGGGCATAGCCGTGGGATGGATATGATTGGAGTGGGGTCAAAAGATTTAAATATTACAGATGAACCTTCAGTTGGTAAGTTTATTGCCGATTTGAACCCTGATGCGATTATTCATTGCGCTGCCTATACAGCTGTTGATCAAGCTGAGGATGATAGGGAAAACTGTTGGAATGTGAATGTGGAAGGGACAAACAATCTAGTTCAGGCCGCAAGGAAAATTCAGGCAAAGTTTATGTATATTAGTTCAGATTACGTGTTTAATGGATTGGGAGATTATCCGTTTGATGAATCGGAGCAGCCAAGCCCTGTTAGTTATTATGGACTGACAAAATACGAAGGTGAAAAGCTTGTTCAGTCCAAATTATCGGAATGGTTTATTGTTAGAATTTCATGGGTTTTCGGCAAAAATGGAAATAACTTTGTTAAGACAATGCTTAAACTTTCAGAAAATCACACTATGCTTAATGTAGTAGAGGATCAGATTGGCTCTCCTACCTATACAGTTGATGCAGCGCGACTACTGTTGGACATGATTCAAACAAATCAATATGGCTTCTATCATGCAACGAATGAGGGATATTGCAGTTGGGCTGATTTTGCAAGGGAAATATTCCGCCTTAGCGGGAAATCAGTTATTGTTAAATCCATCAGTTCTGAAGAGTACCCTACTAGAGCCATTCGCCCAAAAAACTCACGGTTGTCTAATCAAAAATTACGTATTCATGGATTTAGCCCCCTGCCCTCCTGGCAAATCGCGTTAAAGCAATATCTAAATGATGGAACCAACAAGGAGTGA